In Panicum virgatum strain AP13 chromosome 5K, P.virgatum_v5, whole genome shotgun sequence, the genomic window ATGAGTGAATTCATTTGTTGTAGACCTACAACTCTATAATTTTCTACTGGTGTAGCAACGAAGTAGCTCTGTATTTGCACGGGAGCACTTCACCCTTTGTCGAGATTGAAACCTGCTGAATCGAACTTGGCTAGGCCACACAAGAAACTGGAAGTAAAAGGTGTGGCTTCATTCAGACATCCGCTTCCATCTCCCCGCCGTCCCTAACGCTTGTTCCAAGTGCTATATTAAAGTCATTGGCGCCACACTAGCTAAATCCCGCAGCCCACGTTGGAGTGGTGCCACGACCTGGCCGACGGGGTCCATTTATGCACTTGATCCATAATTCCATATAGCCATCTATTTTTGTaatttgtttctctctcaaaaAACTCATATTGTTTGAAGAAACATCAACATTTCCAAAACCTAAAGTCGAAACACTTCTATATCCAATCTCAAAATTTCGTTGTGATGCCATTCTAATTCGGAACTTCAAATATATAGTTGAATCCATAGTCCAAACTTTTGCTTGAGCGTTCAACTATGCAAGTAACGTAATCCAAGTTAACTTTAATCTTGTTTAGCATGTCTACTATTTTCCTCCATCCCGAAATATAAGATGTGCACGTGTTTCAAGATTCAAACATTCAAATCTTTTTTACCTACAATTAATCTTATGCGATGAAACCTTGATcttataaaaataatatcacTGGAGTTGTGTTTAAAAGTACTTTACATGACTATAGCTTCGTTGATACAAACATTATGATATGGAAGGTACATAGAGTCCAAACGTTAATGCTGGAGACCTTGCAATTTGACCACGGCTTGTCGCCTCCGTGTTTGACGGGATCACTGTTCTCCAATGCGTTCAGTCTCCGGCGGTGACCGTTCAGAAGGGAGATTTGGAAAGTGACGGTGAGACCCGACCCCGAATTTCGTTGTTAGGCTCGTGCAGTCAAGAACAGAACCTGCAGTTGAAAATAACCTCTCTGTAAATGCTGCTCGCAGTTTGAACATCAACCATCAAGACCTGTAAAGCCAAGACCCTGAGGTCGGTCTCTCCCGTCCGAATCCCGCCTAATCCAACGAAAAAACCCGCCCTAATCCTGGCCTTCGGAAGCTTCGCAGCATGCAAACCGGCCACCCCAAACTCACGCAGCAAATGGAAAGCCTGCTCGTGCTAATCACGGTCGTGTAGCGTACAAAGAAAAATAAACATGCTAGTCGCCTAGTCCCGTTCCGTGACCATTTCATTTGATCACCCGAGCAGATCGCACCCCCTGCTTCAGAACCAACACCTCGCCACGAAGACCAACCGGGCGAGGCATggaggcgccgcgccgccgcgcgctcctcggcctcctcctgctcgcgctgctcccctgccgccgcctcccgccccgcgcggccgcgcagGCCCAGCCTGCGGCGGACGAGGCGCGGCTGCTGCTCCGGATCAAGCGCGCGTGGGGCGACCCGCCCGTGCTCGCGGGGTGGGAGTGGGACGCCTCGTCCTCGGGCGCGCACCACTGCGCGTGGCCGCACGTGGGGTGCGACGCGGCCGGGCGCGTCGCGAGCCTCACCCTCGCGAGCGCCAACGTCGCGGGGCCCTTCCCGGACGCCGTCGGCGGCCTCGCCGGGCTCACGCACCTCGACGTCTCCAACAACAGCCTCACCGGCGCGTTCCCGGCCGCGCTCTACCGCTGCTCCGCCCTTCAGCACCTCGACCTGTCCCAGAACTacctcggcggcgagctcccCGCGGACATCGGCTTCCGGCTGGGGGCGAACCTGACGGCGCTGGTCCTCAGCGGCAATGAATTCAACGGCACCATCCCGGCGTCGCTCTCCGGCCTCGGGAATCTCCAGCATCTCAAGCTGAATAACAACAGACTCGCCGGCGTCATCCCAACGGAGATCGGCAGGATGACGAGGCTGCAGACGCTGTGGTTGGCGTACAACCGGTTCGACGCGGGCGAGCTGCCGGCCTCGTTTAAGAACCTGACCAACCTGACCAGCCTCTGGGCAACGAAGTGTAACCTCGTCGGCGACTTTCCAAGGTATGTGGTGGACATGCCGGAGTTGGAGATGCTGGACCTGTCCATCAACAAGCTGACCGgaagcatacctccgggggtttgGAACCTGAAGAAATTGCAAGCACTGACAGCATTCAGGAACAACCTCACCGGCGACTTGGTGGTTGATGATGACTTCGCCGCGATGGGCTTGACAGTGATCGACTTGTCGGAGAACAACCTTACCGGAGTCATCCCGGAAGTCTTCGGGCACCTGGAGAACCTCACGTATTTGTACCTCTTCGGCAACAACTTCTCCGGCGAGATACCGGCGAGCATCGGCCGGTTGCCGTCGCTGTCAATATTGAGGCTCTACGGCAACAGGTTCACCGGTGCGCTGCCGCCGGAACTCGGGAAGCACTCGGCCTTGGTTTACGTCGAGGCTGACGACAACGAGCTCACCGGCACGATCCCGGAAGGGCTATGCGCCGGAGGCCAGTTCTGGACGCTCACTGCTACGGGCAACCGTCTCAGCGGGTCCATCCCGGAAGGCCTGGCCAACTGCGCCACCCTGCGCAGCCTGCACCTGGAAAGCAACCAGCTCTCCGGCGAGGTGCCCCAGGCTCTGTGGACGGCGACTCAGATCAGCATCGTGCTGCTACGGAACAACAGGCTCTCCGGAAGACTCCCCGCCACGATGTACAGCAACCTTACGACACTAAACATTGAGAGCAACCAGTTCTTCGGCAGCATCCCGGCGACGGCTGCCGCGCTCCAGGTGTTCACCGCCGGGAACAACCGTTTCTCCGGCGAGATACCGGCGGGTCTCGGCGACGGCATGCCGCTGCTGCAGAGGCTGAACCTGTCCGGCAACCAGCTCTCCGGCGGAATCCCAGCGAGCGTTGCTAAGCTAACGCAGCTCACCCAGATGGACATGAGCAGGAACCAGCTCGCGGGGGCGATACCGGCGGAAATGGGCGCCATGCCGGTGCTCAACGCCCTCGACCTCTCGTCGAACAAGCTCTCCGGTTCCATCCCGCCGGCGCTCGTGAAGCTGAAGCTCAACTCACTCAACCTGTCGTCCAACCAGCtcggcggccaggtcccggccgggCTCGCCACCGCGGCCTACGACAGCAGCTTCCTCGACAACCCCGGCCTCTGCACCGCCTCTCTGGgactcgccggcg contains:
- the LOC120707999 gene encoding receptor-like protein kinase HSL1; amino-acid sequence: MEAPRRRALLGLLLLALLPCRRLPPRAAAQAQPAADEARLLLRIKRAWGDPPVLAGWEWDASSSGAHHCAWPHVGCDAAGRVASLTLASANVAGPFPDAVGGLAGLTHLDVSNNSLTGAFPAALYRCSALQHLDLSQNYLGGELPADIGFRLGANLTALVLSGNEFNGTIPASLSGLGNLQHLKLNNNRLAGVIPTEIGRMTRLQTLWLAYNRFDAGELPASFKNLTNLTSLWATKCNLVGDFPRYVVDMPELEMLDLSINKLTGSIPPGVWNLKKLQALTAFRNNLTGDLVVDDDFAAMGLTVIDLSENNLTGVIPEVFGHLENLTYLYLFGNNFSGEIPASIGRLPSLSILRLYGNRFTGALPPELGKHSALVYVEADDNELTGTIPEGLCAGGQFWTLTATGNRLSGSIPEGLANCATLRSLHLESNQLSGEVPQALWTATQISIVLLRNNRLSGRLPATMYSNLTTLNIESNQFFGSIPATAAALQVFTAGNNRFSGEIPAGLGDGMPLLQRLNLSGNQLSGGIPASVAKLTQLTQMDMSRNQLAGAIPAEMGAMPVLNALDLSSNKLSGSIPPALVKLKLNSLNLSSNQLGGQVPAGLATAAYDSSFLDNPGLCTASLGLAGVRSCAGEAQDGGASGGVSHDLRTGLLVAGSAFLLLAAAASVFAVRELRKRRRVAEQDEGKMTPFVKDLGFGAASILRGLVDENLIGRGGSGLVYRVAYTNRLDGSAGAVAVKRVGVSGELDEELEREFESEASILGSLRHNNIVRLLCCFSGAEARLLVYDYMDNGSLDEWLHGGDGLGGRLTARVRRPALDWATRLRVAVGAAQGLCYMHHECSPPIVHRDVKSSNILLDSEFRAKVADFGLARMLARTGAPETMSAVAGSFGCMAPECAYTKKVSEKVDVYSFGVVLLELTTGKEAGDGGEHGSLAEWARHHYRSGGSIPDATDRSIRHSGYSDEVEEVFRLGVLCTGDLPSSRPAMKDVLKILLNCSEQTHQKSKTGRGLEYEEAPLLLPQRGSRRKQLSNGTRIGIEERSDFGSVV